TAACTGAAGCTAACAATATAATAGGTTTATCAGGTAAAATTTCAGTCAATACATTTTTTGAGGAATCGCTTTGAGATAATGTACAAATTGCTCTATCAAACTTAATATTTGGTACCACTCCTACACAATATTCACCAAAAAGAGCAGTAAACCGTGCTGCATCTGCAGAAGAAATAGCCGCTACATACTTAGGTGCTATAGCTCTCCAAAATTCTGGGAAAAACCAACTAAACCAGTCATAACCTCTCAAACTTTTTTCTCTTACACGTCCATTAAGAACTAAGACTGGAATATTTCTTTTATTACAGGCAAAAAGTAGCCCAGGCCATATTTCTGCTTCTATTAATACTACTAACTGTGGAGAGACTTGTATTAACGCTTTTTCCATAAGTGCAGGTTCATCTAATGGAACATATTGAACTTGAATAGAAAGATCTGATCGAGAAGATTCTAAAATACTTTTTGTTTCTTCTAAAATAATACGGCCTTGGGGAGTCCAAGTTGTAAGAAGAATATGTAGAGTGGAATCCTGTATTGGTAAATGTTCAAGTAATGAACGTACTAAGTAGGCTTCTCCTCCTGAGGAAGATTGAATCCAAATAGTTGCAGGCTCTGCCCAATTAGTAGGAACTAGACGTTGAGAAAAATTTTCATGTAACCGTTTATGTTGTTGCAAAAATGGTCTAGCAAGACGCCACAAAAAGGTATACCCTTTTGAAAACACATCAAAACTATTCACTCTTTTATTTCCTATGATCTCTGATTGCAAGCTGAATCAACTTTTCAACTAACTCTGGGAAAGTGAGCCCCATAGCTGCTGCCTCTCTTGGGACAAGACTTGTAGCAGACATTCCTGGGATTGTATTAACTTCCAAAAGAAATAACAACTCATCGTCTCTAAGAATAAAGTCTGCCCGACTACATCCCTGTAAATTTAATGTATTATGAGCTCTAAGGGCATACTCTTGGATATGTTTTAATACATGAGGCTCAAGAGGCGCAGGACAAATTTCCTCTGCACCATTCTTAGCATACTTATTATAATAATCAAAAAATTTACCCTGACTACGTATTAAAATAGGAGGTAATGCTTGATCATCAATAACACCACAAGTTACCTCTTGTCCTATAATAGCTTCTTCTAATAAGACTTCCTCACCTGCATTAAACAATGCTTCCATAGCAATAAATAGCTCTTCATAATTAGTTACCAGATGTACATTTACACTTGAGCCACCAATATTAGATTTAACAAAAATTGGATAATTTAACCCAGGTTCCCAAGTTACTTCTGGCTTTAAAGGCAGAAAGACACTTTTGGGTGTAAGAAGCCCTTCTCTACGGAAAAGAGCTTTAGCTGCAGCTTTATGTAGTGCAAGCAGTGAACCTGCTGGACTTGCCCCTTGGTAGGGACAGCCCACTCTTTCTAATAAAGCTTGTAATATTCCATCTTCTCCTGGTGAACCATGTAGTAAAATAAATGCAACATCTTGCTTTTCAGCCACTTCTACAATTTTATCAAAATCATATAGTGGATCAAGACAAGTAACTGTATGTCCATATTCTATCATAGCAGAAGTTATCAATTCTGCACTCTGAAGGGATACTTCACGCTCGGAAGACCAACCTCCTGCCAATAAGAGTATATTCATATAGAGGTAACTCCAACTGCGTTGAAAGAACGCGTTCTATATTTTTAAGATGTTCCCAACTTCTATAAATAGCTTTACGGGAATCTTCTGTTTTACCATAACGAAGTATTAAGTCTGTGTAACGATTTTCAAGAGATACAGGAATATTATGTTGCACTCTCTTATCTGAATACATAACAATAAATAATGGATGTATTAAACATTTTGGTAAGCTCCATTTCCACTCTACATGATTTAAAACAACTTGGCCAAGCCTATAGTTTCCTGTAGAAGATATTACCCATGAAGCTCCTAGCTGAGCATGACTACCTCCATAGTGCACTGTATAACTTTTTGCAATATCATGAAGAAGCCCTCCAGCTCTACAACTTTTTATATAGTTTGTATAGCCAACCTTTACAGCTTGCTTGGCTAATGCTTCTGCAAAATTTGCAACTACTACACTATGTTGTCTGATATTATCAAATACACCATATTTATCCCATAATGTTATACAGTCTTTATCACTTGGAACAAAATTTGAGTCTATATCATAGTAAAGCGTAGGTATGACATTAGAGTTTATCATATATTTTAGATTTTCAACAGTTTGACACAACAGTTTGAGGAATAAATATTTAATGAAGTATTTGAGAAACAGCAGTAACGATTTTATAGCCGTACGATTTTCAGTAGATTACGATGCTATGCTGTCAAATAACCCTTTCTAACTACAAGTGTCAATTTAATAATAATAATAATAATAATTATTATTATTATTATTATTAAGAATATGATTATAATTCCGTAGGATGCACCGCTCTAAATTGTACTCATTTGTTTTTATTAACTCTTCCATAACCAAATTAGTAGCTAGTCGTTTTTCTATGACTTTTTCAAATCGTAAAATATTACAAAGATGACTTTCTATATATTTCCTATTAAATATTAAACAGATATATTTTATCTGTTGTGGATACTTGATGAGAAATCCTTTTCCCAATAAAAAGGGATATCATCCCTCCATAATAATATTTTGAAAACTCAATACAGGTTTTTATTATTTCACAGCCTATCGGCCATAAATAATTAGCCAACTCAACGTCATTACTATTAACCGAAAGTTTACATTAACCACTATCTAATGAGACCTATTTTCAAATGTTTTATTAATAAATATAGATAGTTATGCTTTCCCAATACTCTTTATGCCAATAAAGTTTTTCCTGTATGTATATCTCCAGGAATCAATATGGCCATAGTTTATAATTCTTTTCTCATTATGTAATTTTTGAAAAAAACCCCTTGCTTTTCAACTTCTTGAAGTCTAATTATCTTATATCCCCAATTTTCAAAGAAGGACTTAGCCGTAATTGAAGCATAAACAATGATACATTTTGTTCCAACTTCGTTTTCCAGCCGATTGCATAGTGCTGTTGCTACACCTCTACCTTGAAAATCTTTATGAACAAATAATCTGTCTAAATATCCTGTTTCATCAATGTCTCCAAAACCTATAATCAAATCTTTTTCAATTGCAGCATAAGTAAGATGTTTCAGAAATGAAGTATCCCATTTCTTAAAATTAATATTCCCTGTTGCCCATACATTTAATTGTTGCTCAGTATAATCTTTTATATTCACAGCATGGACTGTTTCATAAAACAATCGTGTTATTTGTTCTAAATCAATAGATTTATATTGTCTGATTTTCATATTTCAAAGTTACAAAAAGCAAATTAAGATACAAAGTAAAAAGGTATTATTTTTATCCTAATATGACTCCAATAATTTTTAGGAAGTCAAAATAAACCTAAAAGATTCCTGTAACTAACTATAAAACTTTACTTCAACTTAGTTAATAAAGACAACACTAATTTATTATTATATAGTACTAATAAATTAATAATAAGTAGCTAGAAAAAGGAAAATAAATAAAATTAAACTTGTTATATATTTTTAATTAATATCTTTTGAAACAAAAGATAAAAAACACATAACGTAATAATGTAATTTATAAGTAATAAAATAGTAAAAGATAATCTATTCAATCAAAAAACTAAAAAAATTATAGCTAGTAGCCTCATTCAAGCAATACCTTCAATTACTGAAAAAGTATTATATTATCTCTAATAATTTGTACTAACAAAAAAGGAGGGTGGTGACTCCCTCCTCTAAAAAACTACTTAATATAATCCTACAAGGGAAAAAATATTTCTATATCACTAAAAAGTAGTTATATAGAAAAACTTCCACCTGTTGAAGATGATGAACTATGAGGTTCAAGACGATATCCCATTTCTAAAGCCATCTTTTCTAAAGGTGACACATTCCCTGTTGTCTTCATAATATGTAATAAAGTCTCTGCTCCTAATTTTGCTCCTGTGTCATAAGGATTTACTTCACGTAATAAGGTTGAATAAGGCTTACCAACTGCTTGTGCAATTGCTTTTGCTCCAAGAGGACTTTCTAATACAAGATCATGAACTGCACTAATAAGATCGTTAGGCATGACTCTTCTCCTAAACTACAAGTTTACATTTCCAAGATTACTAGAAACTTTCATAACCACATACCCATAAAGTCATTAAAATTATTAATACAAAAAAATTAATTTACATTACACTCCATGCATTGGAGTTTAAACTTTCATCCTTCATTTTTTGTTAGTGTTATAATGGAGCAAAAAAAATGACTAATGTAAGGAGTATTATAAGGGTAGCAACTTACAAGATCATAATACCCATATTTATACCCCCCCCCTATAATGGATCTAATAAAAAACATAACTCCCTAAAATAAATATTGTATCAATACAATTAATACATATAAAAAAATACTACTTCCTATTATAACTTTTGATCTCTCATAATAACATAATAACATTACATAGTTATTACACTTTAATAATTTTATACCTTGTTTTGACTATAAACTATTAGTGTATACTTTATGTTAGTATCATTAAAAATAAAATAATTCATTAACAATGAATTATAATATATCAAAAAAATTTCTTTTTTTATATAAATGTCAACTATAAAAATTAGTTACCATCTATATAATAACAACATACAAAAAAAAAAAAATTACAAAAAATTATGATTGTACTGTAAATTATTAGACGCTATAATAGTTATACTATATTAATACTATTAATTTAATAGTATTAATATAGTATAACTATTAATAAAGAAATATTTAGTCTATTAATATAATAGAAACTAGTTTTTTATGATTATAAGAAGGGATAATTTAGAAAGGACTATAACAAACAAATATTATAAGGATGGCTATTTCATACCTATGGCTTGACCAAGTTTCCTTGCAACTTTTTTCACTTTTTCTATTGGACGACCTTCTGTAATTGCCTGAAATTCCATTAAAAGTTCTTGTTGTCTCTCTGTTAACTTTGTTGGAGTAACAACAGATATCTTTACAAGTAAATCACCATGACGTTTCTGCCCCACATAAGGGAGTCCCTTATTTGGAATGCGTAACACAGAACCACTCTGAGTTCCTTTAGGCACTTTTAATTCTAATGTTTCATCATCTAGACCAGGAATACTTAATGTACAACCTAGTGAGGCCTGTGGAAAAGAAATATCACAATAGTAAAAAAGATCTTGTCCTTGCCGTTGATAAATTTTGCTATCTTCGACAGTAACTGCAATATGTAAATCTCCAGATGGTCCACCATGTGTACCAGGCTCTCCCTCTCCACGTAACCTCAAACGTGTTCCACTAGCTATCCCTGCAGGGATATGTACAGTTAGTTCTTTAGACTGTTGTGTAACCCCTTTCCCTTTACATCGAGGACACAAATGGGGGATGGTAGATCCTTCACCATGACAAACTGGACAAGGAATAATAAACTGAAAAAATCCTTGAGAATTACGGACCTGCCCAGAACCATTACATTCCTTACAAGTTTCTGGTAAAGTTCCTGGTGCAGCACCTGAACCTCCACAATCCTCACAAGAAACATCTTTTGGGATAGTTATAGAAATGTCAGAACCTTTTACAGCTTGCTCAAAAGACACTGTAAGTTTATACAATAAATCAGAACCTGCTGTTGCTCTAGGTGTATTTTTTCTACGGCTTCCACCCATCGAAAAACCAAAAAAATCACCAAATATATCACCAAAATGAGAAAAAATATCCTCTGCAGAAGAAAAGCCACTAAAGCTTCCACCTAAGCCTGCAGCTCCAAACTGATCATATCTTGCACGCTGTTCAGGATCACGCAGCACTTCATAAACTTCTGCAGCCTCCTTAAAGCGTTGCTCTGCTTCTGGATTGTTTGGATTATGATCTGGATGATTTTGTAGGGCTAATTTTCTATAGGCTTTTTTAATCTCTTCTTGAGAAGCATTACGAGAGACACCTAGTACTTCATAATAATCACGATGAACCATAATATTTATTAACTAACTAAATAAAATGTTAAATATTAATCAATAGGGCTATAATAACTCATATCTTCAGGGAAAATTTTACCAGAAGCAATTTCACGCAATGCTGTTACAATTTCTTTATTACGAGAGGGAACTAATGATTCATAGCCTTCACGATATTGATGTACACGTTTTATTGTCATCTGAACAAGCAAAAATCTATTCCCAACACGTTTCTGGCAATCTTCCACTGTAATACGTGCCATTCAACCCTCCAACAATAATGAATAAAAGCTATCTATAGCTTGATTAGCTTTATTTAAAAAGAAAAAAAAAAAAAATAATTCTCATCACTCATAATGTCAACTGGATATTTTCTATAGATTATTATCATTATATCAAAAAGTTATATAATAACAACAATCATATTCTATTTTAGCTATAGTCCATAACAAATTCAATAAGTGTTCTAACAGAAAAACCTGTTCCACCAGTAGGACATAGATCCTTTTTTTTAGAAGTAAAGCTAGGGCCAGCAATATCTAAATGTGCCCACTTTGTATCTTCTTTTACAAATTGCTTTAAAAATACTGCAGCAGTTGAAGCTCCTCCTTCTCTACCTCCAACATTTTTAAAATCGGCAAAGTCACTCTTAAGACTTTCAAAAAATCTATCATCAAGAGGTAAAGACCAATACGATTCTCCAACTAACTCACCAATATTACGAATTTTATTTACAAGCTCTATCTCATCACAAAAAACCCCTGCGATATCGTCTCCAAGAGCCACAACACATGCACCTGTTAGTGTTGCAATATCAATAAGAACAGCTGGAGTCCAATGTTTTTGTGCATATGTCATAGCATCACATAATACTAATCTTCCTTCAGCATCTGTATTAACAATCTCAACAGTCTTATGGCTTAATGTGACAACTACATCGCCAGGACGAGTAGCTTTTCCATCAGGCATGTTTTCTGCGCATGCAAGTAGCCCTATAACTTTAACTTGTGGTTTAAGTTGACCCAATGCCTCAAATAATCCAAGTATAGCACCAGCACCAGACATATCACACTTCATTTCTTCCATTTTAGCTGAAGGCTTAATAGAAATACCACCTGTGTCAAAAGTTATACCTTTACCCACAAAAACAAGAGGATCATCATTTTCATGCCCTAATGGTGCATACTCCAAAATAATAAACTGAGGTTCCTGGGAAGAGCCTTCAGCCACAGATGCAAAAGCACCCATACCCGCAGAAATAATACTTGCTCGATCCATTACTTCACACTTCATATTATATTTTTTAGCAATCTCAATAGACTTTTTAGACATCTGGATAGGTGTCATTATATTAGCAGGAGTATTATCAAGAGTACGTGCTAAATTAACGGCAGTTGCATGAACTTCACCTCTTCTGGCAGCATTACAAATAGTTTCATCAGCAACAGTATCACGAAAAAGTACCCCAATCCATTGTGGGTCCTCTGGAAGCTCTTTAAGATCCTCTTGAGATTTACAGTCAACAAATCTATATAGTGCTAGTCCAATAGCACAAATGACTTCTTCAATTATTCTTTCAAGATTATAATCAAAGCGTTCAAATGATCTTACAAGAATAGAAAAATTCTTTAATCCTAACTCCCTACAATAACTACTTGCTTTACCAATAGTATTCCTTAAGTTCTCAAGAAGTTTAATTGGGGTAATTTTTTTACGCTTTCCAAGTCCTACGATAACAACTCTTGGGATAGTTGTTGAAAGTGGACCATATACCACTACCACCTCTCCTTTTTTCCCTTTTACATCTTCTAATGCTGGAGCAACTTCTAACCATGGAAGTACATTAAGTAATTCAGCATAAGCCTCTTTAAAAATTTCATCTTCAAAAAAAGGTATAATAATAGCATCTGTTGACCAGCTAGATACTCCAATCTGAAAACGTACTTCCATAAAGGTCTCCTTATACAAAAAATAAAGTCAAAATAGATCACTCAGACAGATAAATACCATAGCTTTTTAGCTTTCTATATAAATAACTTCTTTCAAGTCCAATAGCTTCTGCTAATCGGGTAATATTTCCTTGATAAGCATGTAATTTTTCAGTTAAAAATTTTGTTTCAAAAGCTATTTTAGCCTGTTTAAAATCTATATCTGAAGAAGTTATAATGGAAGAAATTTCTTGAGAAATATTAAATTGCTTTTTACTAGGATCAATACTTCTTTTAGTATGCATTTCCTGAGGTAGATCTGTCAAACATACTTTCTTCCCTGAATAAAGAATAACCATTCGTTCTACAAAATTAAGTAATTCTCTTACATTCCCTGGCCAACAATATTGTTTCAATACAGGGAAGACCTCATCTAAAAAAATAGGCGGCTCACGTCTATAACGTTTACTCAACTGAATCACAAACCTATTTAATAATAGCTCAATATCAGAATCACGTTCACGAAGAGGGGGAAGATGCAATGGAACAACTCGTAAGCGATAATACAAATCTTGACGAAATGTTCCATCGCTAATAGCGTCTTCAAGATTCTTATTTGTTGCTGCAATAACTCTTACATCAACTTTAATAGTTCTAACACTACCAATTTTTTCAAAACATTGTTCTTGCAAAATACGCAAAATTTTTGCTTGTGTTTTTAAACTCATATCTCCTATTTCATCAAGAAATAATGTTCCTTTATGTGCCAACTCAAAACGACCTGCACGAGAAGCATCGGCACCAGTAAAGGCCCCTTTTTCATGACCAAATAGTTCGCTTTCAATCAATTCTTCAGGGATAGCAGCACAATTAACAGCTATAAATGGTTTTTGATATCGTGAGCTTCCTTTGTGCAATGCTTGTGCAGCTAACTCTTTACCTGTACCATTCTCTCCTGTAAGTAGTACCCAAGCATCTGTTGGAGCGACCTGTGATAATAAACTTTTAAATTTTAAGATAACAGGAGACTGTCCTATAAACTCACTCTCCTCAGGTAATACAGTACGTAGTAATTTGTTTTCCCTTCTTAATCTTACTGTTTCTATAGCTCTATTAGCTGTAATAAGGACTTTTTCCAAAGAAAGAGGCTTTTCAATAAAATCATAAGCACCTTGACGGATAGCTGTTACAGCAGTTTCAATTGTGGCATGACCTGAAATCATAATAACAGGTAATTCCTGATGAAGAGCCTGAATATGGTCTAAAGCCATAAGACCATCCATCCCAGGAAGCCAAATATCAAGAAAAACAAGATCTGGAGACTCTACATCAACACACTTAAGTCCTTCTTCTGCTGAAGCTCTTTCTAAAACTTCATGGCCCTCATCTTCAAAAATTCCTTTCAATGAAAATCTAATAGAGTCTTCATCATCTATAATAAGTATACGTGCTGACATGATTACTAGCCCCTAACCTATACTGCTTTATATATGTTAGAATTAATATATCTAAATAACAAAAAACTAACTAGTTAAAATTATACTAATAAAAATTTTTATAATAAGAATATCAAAATAATCGTCTTACTATCTTATATAATATAACTAGTTATATTTTGCTGTTGACTATAGCTATTAAATAATACATAGCTGTTACTCTTTAAATAAAAAACAATAAAACTTCTTGACCAGATCTATCTCTCAGCTTCATTATACTAGTTATGCAAAAAGTATGTTATTTTTTTCTTATAACCTTTTTCTACTTTTTCATAACAGAAAATTATCTCTTTGCTACATCAATTACCACTTCCACAATTAACCAACAACATATAGCATATACAGTTACTTTTACCTCTCCAGAAAATCCTAATCTTGCAACAGAGATGGAAACACATAGTGAATTAGTAAAGCTTGCAAATCAATCTTTAGATAGTAAAATAGGTTTAAATTTACGTGTTAAAGAAGATATAAGTACAGCACAAAAAATTCTTGACTCGAATGGTTATTATAGTGGAAGTGTCGAGGGAAAGATTGACTGGCAGACGAACCCTATTAGTATCCAAATCCAATTTAAACCAAATGTACAATATAAAATAAATACAATACATATCCAATACCTTGATAGTGAACTTGCATATCTCCCTCTTTCCTTAGAAGAATTCAATCTCTCTAAAGGTAATCCTGCTCTTGCTGTTAATATCCTATCCTCTGTAAGTAGCCTCATGCAATATATACATAATAATGGATATCCATTAGCCAAAATAAAAAAAACTCAATACATAATTAATCGGATGGATTATACATTTGATATTGATTTAGTAATAAGACAAGGACCGTTACTCCATATGGGTAAAGTACAACCTCAACATAATCTCAATATTTCAACAATATTCCTAAATAAAATTGCTACATGGAAGGAAGGAAGGGTATGGAACAATGCACTCCTTGATTCTTATCGAACACGGCTTCAACAAACAGGCCTTTTCAGTTCTATAACTCTCAATCCAAGGAATCAAAAAGAACAAAATGGTAACACCTCTATAGAACTTGTTGCAACAGAAGCCCCTCCAAGGACTATTAGTGGTGGCTTACAATACTCTTCTGATCAAGGTATTGGTGCACGTGGGACTTGGGAACATCGAAATGTTTTTGGTAATGGAGAACTTTTTCGTATAACAGCACCAATAAGTCGAGATGATCAAAAAATTATGGCAAACTTCCAAAAACCAGCCTTTGGCCGTCCAAATCAATCATTAATTAGTGAAGCACAACTTAAAAAAGAAAATACAAAAAGTTACAAACAACAACTTGCATCTATTGCTTTAGGAATTGAACGACAATTTAATAGACGTTGGTTTGGTAGTAGCAGTCTTTCAGTTGATACAGGATTTATGGATGATCGAGATTCTATAAAAAAAATATTTACTCTTTTTGGCATCCCCTTATCAATAACAAGGGATAGTTCTAAAGATCCTCTTAATCCTATCCAAGGAACAAAAGCTACCTTAAATGTTACTCCTTATATTGGTAAATATAAAAAAAAGATTTTGACTTTACGTAGTCGGTTTGATTTTAGCTTTTACATAGACGTTCTTAAAACAGGGAAACTTATCTTGGCTAACAAAATAGCAATAGGTTCCCTCCTAGGGAAAGATATAGAAAACTATCCTGCAATACTAAGGTTTTATGCTGGGGGTGGTGGTAGTGTAAGAGGGTATGACTATCAATCATTGGGACCAAAAAATAAATATGGGGATGCTATTGGAGGACTTTCTTTTTCAACTATTAGTTTTGAGTTACGATTAAAAATAACAGAATCCATTGGCATTGTGCCATTTATTGATGGAGGAAATATTTACGAAAAAAAATTTCCTGACTTTAAAAAATCAATATATTGGGGGGTAGGCCTTGGGCTACGATATTATACAAGTTTTGCCCCCATACGTTTAGATATAGCAACTCCACTTCAAGATAGAAGCCATAATAAACACTTTCAACTTTATATTAGTATTGGGCAAGCATTCTAATGAATAACACAAAAATACTTTCTAAGTTACTCTATACCCTCTTAGGAGCATTTACGTTATTTTTAGGACTTATTATTACAGGCATTCTTTTTATACGGACCTCTACAGGCATTGCTTGGATTAAAAATACAGTTTCTTCTTTACTTCAACAACAAGGAATTATACTACAAGTATCTTCAATTATTGGACCATTCCCAGAACAAATTACTATTAATGAACTTAGCCTTAGTGATGTGAATGGAACTTACCTTACAATATCTAACTTAGAAATCCAATCAAACTTATGGGCTTTATTCAAAGGTCAACTTGAAATTCTGTCTTTTGAACTTAATGATCTTGTATTATATCGCTTACCCTCAAATAATAATCTAAAAAAATCATCTACAAGTTTTGTGTTACCTCACATATCATTTGATTTAACTCCATGGTGGACTGAACATATTCGTATTCAAAACATCCATATTAACAATACACAACTTTCCTCTGATATTATAGGTATTCCATTGGTATTATCCCTTGAGGGTGATGGTACATTAACAAATTGGAATGGAACATTTCAACTATCCTCTTCTAACAAAACAAAAATTATAGGAACGCTTCGTTACCAAGGGAATAAGACACAATTTTTTGAATATGTTCA
The sequence above is drawn from the Lawsonia intracellularis PHE/MN1-00 genome and encodes:
- the dnaJ gene encoding molecular chaperone DnaJ, translating into MVHRDYYEVLGVSRNASQEEIKKAYRKLALQNHPDHNPNNPEAEQRFKEAAEVYEVLRDPEQRARYDQFGAAGLGGSFSGFSSAEDIFSHFGDIFGDFFGFSMGGSRRKNTPRATAGSDLLYKLTVSFEQAVKGSDISITIPKDVSCEDCGGSGAAPGTLPETCKECNGSGQVRNSQGFFQFIIPCPVCHGEGSTIPHLCPRCKGKGVTQQSKELTVHIPAGIASGTRLRLRGEGEPGTHGGPSGDLHIAVTVEDSKIYQRQGQDLFYYCDISFPQASLGCTLSIPGLDDETLELKVPKGTQSGSVLRIPNKGLPYVGQKRHGDLLVKISVVTPTKLTERQQELLMEFQAITEGRPIEKVKKVARKLGQAIGMK
- a CDS encoding GNAT family N-acetyltransferase, with product MKIRQYKSIDLEQITRLFYETVHAVNIKDYTEQQLNVWATGNINFKKWDTSFLKHLTYAAIEKDLIIGFGDIDETGYLDRLFVHKDFQGRGVATALCNRLENEVGTKCIIVYASITAKSFFENWGYKIIRLQEVEKQGVFFKNYIMRKEL
- a CDS encoding leucyl aminopeptidase, which encodes MEVRFQIGVSSWSTDAIIIPFFEDEIFKEAYAELLNVLPWLEVAPALEDVKGKKGEVVVVYGPLSTTIPRVVIVGLGKRKKITPIKLLENLRNTIGKASSYCRELGLKNFSILVRSFERFDYNLERIIEEVICAIGLALYRFVDCKSQEDLKELPEDPQWIGVLFRDTVADETICNAARRGEVHATAVNLARTLDNTPANIMTPIQMSKKSIEIAKKYNMKCEVMDRASIISAGMGAFASVAEGSSQEPQFIILEYAPLGHENDDPLVFVGKGITFDTGGISIKPSAKMEEMKCDMSGAGAILGLFEALGQLKPQVKVIGLLACAENMPDGKATRPGDVVVTLSHKTVEIVNTDAEGRLVLCDAMTYAQKHWTPAVLIDIATLTGACVVALGDDIAGVFCDEIELVNKIRNIGELVGESYWSLPLDDRFFESLKSDFADFKNVGGREGGASTAAVFLKQFVKEDTKWAHLDIAGPSFTSKKKDLCPTGGTGFSVRTLIEFVMDYS
- the rpoZ gene encoding DNA-directed RNA polymerase subunit omega — translated: MARITVEDCQKRVGNRFLLVQMTIKRVHQYREGYESLVPSRNKEIVTALREIASGKIFPEDMSYYSPID
- a CDS encoding D-alanine--D-alanine ligase, translating into MNILLLAGGWSSEREVSLQSAELITSAMIEYGHTVTCLDPLYDFDKIVEVAEKQDVAFILLHGSPGEDGILQALLERVGCPYQGASPAGSLLALHKAAAKALFRREGLLTPKSVFLPLKPEVTWEPGLNYPIFVKSNIGGSSVNVHLVTNYEELFIAMEALFNAGEEVLLEEAIIGQEVTCGVIDDQALPPILIRSQGKFFDYYNKYAKNGAEEICPAPLEPHVLKHIQEYALRAHNTLNLQGCSRADFILRDDELLFLLEVNTIPGMSATSLVPREAAAMGLTFPELVEKLIQLAIRDHRK
- a CDS encoding autotransporter assembly complex protein TamA gives rise to the protein MQKVCYFFLITFFYFFITENYLFATSITTSTINQQHIAYTVTFTSPENPNLATEMETHSELVKLANQSLDSKIGLNLRVKEDISTAQKILDSNGYYSGSVEGKIDWQTNPISIQIQFKPNVQYKINTIHIQYLDSELAYLPLSLEEFNLSKGNPALAVNILSSVSSLMQYIHNNGYPLAKIKKTQYIINRMDYTFDIDLVIRQGPLLHMGKVQPQHNLNISTIFLNKIATWKEGRVWNNALLDSYRTRLQQTGLFSSITLNPRNQKEQNGNTSIELVATEAPPRTISGGLQYSSDQGIGARGTWEHRNVFGNGELFRITAPISRDDQKIMANFQKPAFGRPNQSLISEAQLKKENTKSYKQQLASIALGIERQFNRRWFGSSSLSVDTGFMDDRDSIKKIFTLFGIPLSITRDSSKDPLNPIQGTKATLNVTPYIGKYKKKILTLRSRFDFSFYIDVLKTGKLILANKIAIGSLLGKDIENYPAILRFYAGGGGSVRGYDYQSLGPKNKYGDAIGGLSFSTISFELRLKITESIGIVPFIDGGNIYEKKFPDFKKSIYWGVGLGLRYYTSFAPIRLDIATPLQDRSHNKHFQLYISIGQAF
- a CDS encoding 3-deoxy-D-manno-octulosonic acid transferase — encoded protein: MNSFDVFSKGYTFLWRLARPFLQQHKRLHENFSQRLVPTNWAEPATIWIQSSSGGEAYLVRSLLEHLPIQDSTLHILLTTWTPQGRIILEETKSILESSRSDLSIQVQYVPLDEPALMEKALIQVSPQLVVLIEAEIWPGLLFACNKRNIPVLVLNGRVREKSLRGYDWFSWFFPEFWRAIAPKYVAAISSADAARFTALFGEYCVGVVPNIKFDRAICTLSQSDSSKNVLTEILPDKPIILLASVREEEEALLVPVIKKLYSRHGKDTCIIVAPRHESRVKEWIKKLNFVGITTQLRSVLTPYKEELYQTSIPVIIWDTFGELDKLYNLAQAVFVGGSLVPLGGQNFLEPLSVGKIPCVGKYLDNFSWVFEPLNVEHEDFSFFIRICHTPFELIEQLERQLQHPEPKEEIISRFNTWLESRKGGADKCASLIISMLEQ
- a CDS encoding HDIG domain-containing metalloprotein; the protein is MINSNVIPTLYYDIDSNFVPSDKDCITLWDKYGVFDNIRQHSVVVANFAEALAKQAVKVGYTNYIKSCRAGGLLHDIAKSYTVHYGGSHAQLGASWVISSTGNYRLGQVVLNHVEWKWSLPKCLIHPLFIVMYSDKRVQHNIPVSLENRYTDLILRYGKTEDSRKAIYRSWEHLKNIERVLSTQLELPLYEYTLIGRRLVFRA
- a CDS encoding sigma-54-dependent transcriptional regulator, whose translation is MSARILIIDDEDSIRFSLKGIFEDEGHEVLERASAEEGLKCVDVESPDLVFLDIWLPGMDGLMALDHIQALHQELPVIMISGHATIETAVTAIRQGAYDFIEKPLSLEKVLITANRAIETVRLRRENKLLRTVLPEESEFIGQSPVILKFKSLLSQVAPTDAWVLLTGENGTGKELAAQALHKGSSRYQKPFIAVNCAAIPEELIESELFGHEKGAFTGADASRAGRFELAHKGTLFLDEIGDMSLKTQAKILRILQEQCFEKIGSVRTIKVDVRVIAATNKNLEDAISDGTFRQDLYYRLRVVPLHLPPLRERDSDIELLLNRFVIQLSKRYRREPPIFLDEVFPVLKQYCWPGNVRELLNFVERMVILYSGKKVCLTDLPQEMHTKRSIDPSKKQFNISQEISSIITSSDIDFKQAKIAFETKFLTEKLHAYQGNITRLAEAIGLERSYLYRKLKSYGIYLSE
- a CDS encoding phage regulatory CII family protein, giving the protein MPNDLISAVHDLVLESPLGAKAIAQAVGKPYSTLLREVNPYDTGAKLGAETLLHIMKTTGNVSPLEKMALEMGYRLEPHSSSSSTGGSFSI